In Zingiber officinale cultivar Zhangliang chromosome 11B, Zo_v1.1, whole genome shotgun sequence, a single window of DNA contains:
- the LOC122035168 gene encoding MLO-like protein 7, whose product MILGFISLLLTFSQDQIAKICVPKAVADSMLPCRPDAESTGRNKRRLLALVLTESHLKRRILAAGDSVVECPPEKEQLITATGLHQLHILIFFLAEFHVVNSALIMVLGRAKIHRWKDWEKDTTSAEYAFTTGIYMFTILCFFVPDLHPWILV is encoded by the exons ATGATTCTCGGCTTCATCTCCTTGCTGTTGACATTTAGTCAGGACCAGATCGCGAAAATCTGCGTGCCAAAGGCAGTTGCAGATTCTATGCTGCCATGTCGCCCTGATGCAGAGTCAACTGGCAGAAATAAAAGGCGGCTGCTCGCGCTGGTGCTGACGGAGTCACACCTGAAGCGCAGGATTTTAGCTGCTGGTGATTCAGTGGTTGAATGCCCCCCA GAAAAGGAGCAACTGATTACTGCCACAGGCTTGCACCAGTTGCACATTCTGATCTTCTTTTTGGCTGAGTTTCATGTGGTAAATAGTGCTCTTATAATGGTCCTTGGAAGAGCAAAG ATACACAGATGGAAGGACTGGGAAAAGGATACGACATCGGCTGAGTATGCCTTCACGACTGGTATATATATGTTCACTATTCTTTGTTTTTTTGTCCCAGATTTGCATCCTTGGATCCTAGTTTGA